From uncultured Desulfobacter sp.:
TGCACTATCGAATTAAAAATCCACAGGATTATTATCTGTCTTACCGCAGCGGTTCTGCCGACAGACTGCTCGAATATGAGGCCAACCGCATCCTCACCCACATCTTTGCAACCAAAATTATTATGATATCGCATTATTTGACCGCCGGAAATGGACTACGGCAGCAGAAAGGGATCTGCAACGCAGGCTTGATGACATGAACGCCGGCATAGAGATTGTTTCGTTCTGCCTCAGGGATCTTCATCCCACCAAAGATATTGCCGACAGTTATGAAAATGTGGTGGCCGCCTGCCAAAACCAGGAACAGAGCCTGAACAAAGCCAAGCAGTACTACAATAGCAAGTTGCCCGAAACCCGAAATACTGCTCACAAAGCAGTGACCGATGCCCGCAGCATGGGCTGGACCCATATCAAATTACCCCAGGGAGAGGCTGAAAATTACAAGATGCGGTTATCCGGATTTCGTAAAAGCGGCGACATCGGAAAAATCATGCTCAGCCATCGGACGGCGATAACAAACCTGAATGCAAGGCACTGTTTCTAATAGATCCGAAAAGCGGATTTGTTTATGGCCATTTTATCCGGTCTGTGCTGCTATACTGTCAAAAATTATGAGGTCGTGATCATCACCCAGTTCGGGAAACCCGTCAGAATCGTCCAAGATGCCGGTCTTCACTTCAAACTGCCCGGAATTATCGAACATATTAACCGGTTTGACCGACGGGTGGACGTGTTTGAAACAGCGCCAACCCAGTTGCTCCTGGGTGACAAAAAACCCATCATTATCAGCTGCTTTGTGGCCTGGACCGTTGATACGCCACTGACCTTTTTTCAGTCTGTCGGCGACGCGCAAAACGCTGTTCAGAAAATCAGCGACATGGTAAACTCCCGACTCAGCATCGTTCTGGGGGATTACACCGATGAATATATTATCAACACGAAGCCCGACAAGGTGAAGTTGCCTGAAATCGGAGCGGCGCAAGGAGGCGGAAGGGGCCGAGGTGGCCGGCCGACTCATGGCCAAAGCGGATAAGGAGGCCCGGGAGATCAAGGCGGAGGCTGACAAACAGGCCCTGGTGCTGGCAGGAGAAGGGGAGCGGGAAGCCATGCGGATTTACACGGAAGCCTACGGACAAGACCCTGAATTTTACGAATTTTGCCAGTCCCTTGACGCCTACAGCGAAATCCTGGGTAAAGAGACAACATTAATCCTATCTTCGGAATCGGCACTGTTTAAATACCTGGGCCGAAACCGCGACAAGGAAA
This genomic window contains:
- a CDS encoding SPFH domain-containing protein; translated protein: MAILSGLCCYTVKNYEVVIITQFGKPVRIVQDAGLHFKLPGIIEHINRFDRRVDVFETAPTQLLLGDKKPIIISCFVAWTVDTPLTFFQSVGDAQNAVQKISDMVNSRLSIVLGDYTDEYIINTKPDKVKLPEIGAAQGGGRGRGGRPTHGQSG